The segment AAAGGTTGAAAATTATGCGCGGCCAGGTCAAGGCGACCATGACTCGCATCGAGCAGTTTGTCAACGACCCTAATAGTTTAAGTTCCGCGTCACTGGATACCTTGGAGGCTCGAAAGGAAAAGCTAGCCTCTTCCCTGAAAGATTACGAGACAATCCAACTTGATATATTGAGCCTCGATGACAAAGACGCAGAGGATGCAGGTGATTTTG is part of the Cydia strobilella chromosome 17, ilCydStro3.1, whole genome shotgun sequence genome and harbors:
- the LOC134748852 gene encoding uncharacterized protein LOC134748852, which encodes MTELKRLKIMRGQVKATMTRIEQFVNDPNSLSSASLDTLEARKEKLASSLKDYETIQLDILSLDDKDAEDAGDFEDRYFSTIAKINETLRSLRGSDTIQAAGVSSSKLPHVDIPVYNGSLC